The genomic segment ACTTCCGTGGGCAAAGGTATTATCCTTTGAAAAAACCCGTAGAATCTCTCCTTTCGGAAAAAGCTTTCGATGTCTACATCTTCCACCTTTTTCCTTTCACCTCTTATTGTGAGTTTATCCTCAGAGACTGTGATAGAAACGTCCCTTGGATCTACCGCGGGAAGATCCGCGTATACAACTATATCGCTTGGCGTTTCAAACACGTCTATTGGAAAGACCCAGGGAGTTTCCTCTATAACTGGAAAGATAGGTCTTCCGAAAAACTCATCGAAGATCCGATCCATCTCTTCCTTTATAGAGAGGAGATCCGACTCCCAAATCGATCTCCAAGGTGTAAGGGGCATTTATTCCTTCCTCCTTTTTATTTGCTTTTTCGAGATGTTTCTTATAATTTTAATGGATCGCTATTTTTTTTCAAGTTGTTATGGGCTATCCGTCTTACATTGAACTGAAAAAGAGCGGAGAACTTGACGAAAGAATAAAGAGTCTCTATGGGCTTATGAATCCTTGTAGACTCTGTGCCAGAGAATGCGGTGCAAAAAGAAAAAGCGGTGAGCTCGGTTACTGTAAAGCACCTTTCGATCTCTATATCTCTTCGTACTTCGCCCATTTTGGTGAGGAAAGGCCGCTTGTTGGAAGATACGGATCCGGTACTATATTTCTCACTTTTTGCAACCTCAAATGCGTATTTTGCCAAAACTACGATATAAGCATTTACGGATACGGTGAGAAGGTCAGCGTGACAGACATGGCAAAGATGATGCTAAGATTACAGTTAAGTGGGTGCCATAACATAAATTTCGTAACCCCGACCCATTATATACCCCACATAGTAAATGCTTTATCGATGGCTATCGAAGAGGGGCTTTCACTTCCGCTCGTGTATAACTGCGGGGGATACGAGTCAGAAAAGGTTATAAAGCTTCTTGATGGCATATTTGACATCTACATGCCTGACATCAAATTTTTAACACCCGCTTTGGCGGAAAAGTACCTTAACGCTAAGGACTATCCCGAAATTGTGATGCGGGTGCTAAAGGAGATGCAACGCCAGGTGGGCGATCTTGAACTAGATGAGAGTGGAATCGCAAAAAGGGGCCTCATAATAAGACATCTCGTTATGCCATCCTGTGGGGATGACACAAAGAAGGTCCTCGATTTTATAAAGGAGGAAATCTCTGAGAACGCGTTTGTCAACATAATGGCCCAATATAGACCTTGCCACAAGGCAGAAAACTTTCCTGAAATCGCAAGGAGAATAACTGCAAAGGAGTACTATTTTGCGTTGGAGTACGCACGGTCCATAGGACTAAAAAGGGCTTCTAATCACTGAGTCTCCTTTTTAAGATCTCGTTGACTTTTAGGACTTCGTTTACATCCCTTCCCTGGATCTCCCAGCTGTAGTTTCCCTTTCCGTCCCTTTTTACTTTTATCTTTATGTCGGCCTTCAAACTCTTTTTTAACTCCTCAATCTGTTTCTCGTAACTCGTTTGAGTTATTTTTTCTTCTGGTTTCTGACGGTTTACTAAATCTTTTGCCCTCTCACAACCAAAAAAGATAAGTAAAGCAATCAAAAAGACTACAAAAAAACCGACCCTTTTACGCATCCGGAAAAATGGTATAATGACTCCAGGGGAGTTTGCAAGGGTGTCTTTCGTAGGCTCGAGAAAAAAGAAAGCGCTTAAAGAAAGGATGGAAAAATTGGGTATTTTTGAATCGGACCTGGAAGAGAGGTTCATCAAATCTGGAAAGCCCGGGGGACAAAATGTAAATAAGGTTTCGACATGCGTCTATCTTAAACATATTCCGACTGGTATTGAAGTGAAGTGTCAGAAGGAGAGATCTCAGGCTTTAAACAGGTATCTGGCACGAAAGATTCTCGTCGAGAAGATAGAAGAACTCCTCAGAGGAAAGGATTCTGAAAAGTGGAGGAAGATTGAAAGGATAAGGAAAAACAAGAGAAAAAGAGCAAAAAGGGCAAAAGAAAAGAAACTCAAAAAGATGGAGACGATTGTAGAAGAGATGGGAGCCGAGAACCCGAATCCAAATTCTTATCAAGGTCCCTGAACTTTTTAGAAAGCATATGGGCTAGCCTCAAAGGTTCCGGCGTCCTATACCCCCTTGAACACTTAAGAACAATATCCATAGACGAATGGATGTCGATCTTATAACCCGGTGAGACAAAAAGAGGCTTCGTATCGTTTTTTGTAACGAGTGCAAGACCGATTATTCTCTCCTTAAAGTAAATGGGAGTAAAAAAGCCACGGACTTTCTCGGGAGGTCTAAATTCGCCTATGAGGATAGACTTTGCGCAACCTAAAGATGGAATCCCTGTAATAACCCCAACGTAGGTCGCTATACCCGCGGATCTGGGATGGGCGAGTCCATGACCATCAACAATTAAAACATCTGGTTTTAGCTTGAGCTTCGATATTGCTTTTAGGAGGGCCTTCCCCTCCCGGAAACTTAAAAAACCGGGAATGTATGGAAAGTCTATCGAAGTTTTATAAAGACTGCTCTCAACGGGCACTAGATCTTTGAACCGAAATACGGAAGCGACAGCGTAAATATACTTGTCCGAATAGGAAGCATCGAGCCCGCAGACGAAATTTATTGACATGAGATTGAAAGAGGGGTTCGCTTTTTTCCCGAAAAAAAGTTGTATCTTTCTTAGCTTTTCAAACTTTCCCGAGAAAATCTTCATTCGGTTATTATATAATAGTTTACCTTTCCGGAGGTAAAAAGCATGGAACTTACAAAGCTTGAAAGACCCTCTTTAGATAAGTTTACGGAAAAGAAGAAGCTCTACTGTGTAAATCACATATTCATCAGCCGGAAAGATGAAGAATTCAAAACCATGCTCGATAGGTACTGGACTGAGATCGACGAACATTTACGAAAGTTGGAGGTGGCTGGCAGGATAAACAAGATCTTTATAGAGGGGCTCATCTATGAAAGTGACGAAAGCGTCTCTGAGATAAAGGAGATAAATGAGAACCTTTACAATCTTTTGAAGAAAAGGATAGACGAGGGTGGTAAGATAGTACCAATTGAAGATCGGGATACGTTTTCTGCCTTTGTGGATCTGAGAAACTGCCTCTTTATAGTCAAAAACAAGGAGGTGTATGAAAAGCTCTACCGATTCTTCAAAGAGGTTGCGGAAAAGAGGTTTGCTTCGATAAAGAAGGCCATAATGGACGCGCTTGAAGAGAAAGAATCGGCCCTCCTTATAATGGATGAGCATGTACGATCCGTTATAGACTTTCCAGAGGAGATCGAAATCTTCCTTGTCGTTCCTCCATCTTACGACGACATAATGAAGTATTTAAGGAGCAAAAGATAGAACTGTGCCTTTCGACGAGAAAAGATTTAAGGAGTGGTTAAGCAAACTCGATTTGGATCTTTACGGATTTGCTGATATGTCCAATTACGAAGGGGAGCTAGTAAGCATTGAAACCGATCTTAAAAAAAAGCTACCATACGCCATATCTATAGGATTGAAACTTTCAGATGCCGTCTTGGCTACAGTAAAAGATGGTCCTAACCTTCTATACTACCACCATTATAGACAGATAAATGCTAGACTCGATAGGTTTGCCACATCCATCGCGAGAAAATTAGAAAAAGAAGGTTATTTAGCTTTACCCTTTCCCGCATCTCAAATTGTCGATTGGAAAAGGCAATTGGGGCATATATCCCATAAACGAGTTGGAGACCTTGCAGGTCTCGGATGGATAGGAAGGAATAACTTACTCGTTAACGAAAAATACGGCTCAAAGGTGAGATACACGACAATTCTTACAAACATGCCTTTGTCTTCTGGGCAAAGGATGGGATTCTCATGCGGAGATTGCAGAGCGTGTGTGGAAGTTTGTCCGGCAGGAGCGATAAAGGAGGACCCAAAGGACTTTGACCATTTGGGATGTTACAGAAAGATAACAGAACTTAAAAACCAACGTAACATAGGCCAGCACATATGCGGAATATGCGTTGAGGCTTGTGGAGGGAAAAGGGCTAATCGACTCGGATAGGAAGATACTGATTTAGAAACTCCTTTAGAGCTCTAATCGAGATCTCCCTCCTATGAAAGATCCCTGCTGCTAGTGCGGCCTGACAGTTGGTCTTCAAAAAGACCTCAAGGAAATGTTCGCTTTTGCCTGCACCACTTGACGCAATCACAGGAATTGAAACTGACTGCGAAACTGCCTGTATGAGTTCGATGTCAAAACCCATTTTTGTTCCGTCTCTATCTATAGAATTTAGGAGAATCTCTCCGCATCCTAACTGCTCAACTATCTTTGCAAGGGTTATTGCATCTATGTTGGAGCCTTCTCTTCCTCCCTTTGTGGTGCACATAAAATAACAGTACCTTTCACCGTTAGGTCCTGGAATCTCGGTTTCTATAGTCACGTTTTTCGTGACGTTAGGTGATGTGACGTAAACCCTTTTCGGATCTATTGAAACAACGACAGCTTGGCTTCCATAGACCTTAGATATTTCTTCAATAGAGCTTTTGCCGGAAGGACCATTTTTAAGGAAATCCTGGGCGATAACAACAGCATCGGATCCTATAGAGACTTTATCCGCCCCTGACCTAAAATAGGCAGATGCCACATCAAGGGCGGAGTAATAATTTCCGTGATCGTCTTTATATCCCTTTATTCCGCCACCTATGGTTAGTGGTATAAAAACGTTTTTTGAGGTCTCCTTAAGGAGATCCAACATTGGCTGGTCAAATAAAGGGTAGTTCCTAAAACCAGTTATATTTAGAAAGACGATCTCGTCGGCACCCTCATCAAAATATTCTTGTGCCATTTTCACAGGATTTCCGAGATTTCTAACCTTCTTTGTCTCTTTGTCCCTTACGTCGTACCTGTCACCCTTTGTCACAACAAGCCTTCCGTCATCGTCACTTCTCACATCAAGGCAAACAACGATCCTTTTTGAAAGGGTTGTTTTTTCTGGACAAAGAGATGGCATAAAGGGACTTTTACGGTTAAGAAAGTTAGATAACATACGCAGTCCGGCCTTTCCGCTCTTTTCGGGATGGAACTGTGTACCCACTATTAAACCTTTCTGGACAGAACTTACAAATTCCTCTCCGTAATCTGTCCTTGTGAGCACGATTTCTTCATCCAACGGTTCGACAACGTATGAGTGCACAAAGTAAAACTTCTCCTCACCTTTTAATCCATCAAAGATAAAAGATGGCTTCTGGGCCTTAATCCCGTTCCAGCCAATATGGGGCACACTTAAATGAGTTCTAAGCCTTCTTACTTTCCCCTTGAAGAAACCTATGCCCCTTTTTCCCGGTGCTTCTTCGCTCTCTTCGAATAAAAGCTGCATACCAAGACATATTCCTAAATACGGCCTTCCAGATTTGAGATACTCGATAAGGGGTTCTATCAAGTCTTTCTTCCTTAGGCTTTCTAGTATTTCACCAAAGGCTCCAACCCCTGGAAAAACGATTGTCTCTGCAGAGAGGATATCTTTGGGAGTTTTAACGAACTTTACCTGGAATCCAAGCTTTAGGATGGCGTTAGTTACACTTCTTACATTACCAGCTCCGTAATCAAGTATCGTAATCATGAGACCTATAGTAAGAAACGTTTGTCGAGCACCCGATACTGGAGGGCCTCCAGTATGTGGTGCTCATCGATCACTTCGTTTTCTTCCATATCAGCGATCGTTCTTGAGACCTTAAGAATCCTGTGGTAAGCCCGGGGCGATAACCCAAACCTTTCGCAAGCATTTTCCAGTAAGTTTTGAGCCTTCTGAGTAAGTATACAGTATTTCTTGATGTATCTTGCAGGAATCCTAGAATTGAAGAGAAATTTTTTCCCTTTGTACCTTTCCTCCTGAATTTTACGTGCTACCATCACCTTCTCCCTCATCAGCTCTGATGATTCCTCATCTTTGGAAGAGGAAAGCTCAGAGACGCTCACAGGAGGAACCTCAATGTGGATATCAATCCTTTCCAGAAGCGGTCCAGAAATCCTTGATCGGTATTTCATTATCATCCGAGGAGTGCAGGTACAGACATGCCTTCTATCACCAAAGTATCCGCAAGGACAGGGATTCATTGCGCAAACCAGAATAAAGCTTGCAGGGTAGGTCACAGAGTGGGTCACTCTGGAAACTGTAACGAAGCCATCCTCGATTGGTTGTCTTAAAGCCTCAAGGACGTTTCTTTTGAATTCGGGAAGTTCATCGAGAAACAAAACACCATTATGGGCTAGCGAAACCTCACCAGGCTTAGGTATGTGGCCTCCACCGATAAGCCCGGCGTCCGATATGGTGTGGTGGGGGGCCCTAAAGGGTCTTTCCGTGACAAGACCTTTTTCACTGGGAAGGATTCCAGCAACGCTGTGGATTCTCGTTGTCTCGATAGCCTCTTCGTACGTAAGCGGAGGCAATATTGTGGGAATCCTTCTTGCAAGCATCGTCTTTCCGGATCCAGGGGGACCGATCATAAGAATGTTATGGGCCCCAGCGGCTACTATTTGCAAAGCCCTCTTTGCCTGTGAATGGCCTTTTATGTCCGAGAAGTTGACAAGATTATTTGTTAATTTGGCTTCGGAAAAAGGATCCTCGCTTTTGTGCTCCTTTAGAGTTTTATCTCCCCTGAAAAAATGAACTATGTCCAAGAGATTTTCTCCTGAAAGAACATTAAGCCCCTTAACTATTGCTGCCTCCTTTGCATTTTCGGAAGGGCAGATTATAGTCTTTATGCCATCATTCTTTGCAAGAAGGGCCATAGAAAGGACCCCTCTTACGCTCTTGATCCGGCCATCGAGAGATAGTTCAC from the Thermodesulfobacteriota bacterium genome contains:
- a CDS encoding peptide chain release factor-like protein, with the translated sequence MTPGEFARVSFVGSRKKKALKERMEKLGIFESDLEERFIKSGKPGGQNVNKVSTCVYLKHIPTGIEVKCQKERSQALNRYLARKILVEKIEELLRGKDSEKWRKIERIRKNKRKRAKRAKEKKLKKMETIVEEMGAENPNPNSYQGP
- a CDS encoding endonuclease V — its product is MKIFSGKFEKLRKIQLFFGKKANPSFNLMSINFVCGLDASYSDKYIYAVASVFRFKDLVPVESSLYKTSIDFPYIPGFLSFREGKALLKAISKLKLKPDVLIVDGHGLAHPRSAGIATYVGVITGIPSLGCAKSILIGEFRPPEKVRGFFTPIYFKERIIGLALVTKNDTKPLFVSPGYKIDIHSSMDIVLKCSRGYRTPEPLRLAHMLSKKFRDLDKNLDSGSRLPSLLQSSPSF
- a CDS encoding Hsp20/alpha crystallin family protein codes for the protein MPLTPWRSIWESDLLSIKEEMDRIFDEFFGRPIFPVIEETPWVFPIDVFETPSDIVVYADLPAVDPRDVSITVSEDKLTIRGERKKVEDVDIESFFRKERFYGFFQRIIPLPTEVEAKRAKASYKDGVLKIVIPKLQKDLPKEIKIEIE
- a CDS encoding YifB family Mg chelatase-like AAA ATPase — encoded protein: MISKVITSAILGIDAIRVEVETDISYGLPSFNIVGLPEASVKESKERVRAAIKNSGFEFPNDRITVNLAPADLKKEGASFDLPIAIGILSAVGVVPKERPLEVLIAGELSLDGRIKSVRGVLSMALLAKNDGIKTIICPSENAKEAAIVKGLNVLSGENLLDIVHFFRGDKTLKEHKSEDPFSEAKLTNNLVNFSDIKGHSQAKRALQIVAAGAHNILMIGPPGSGKTMLARRIPTILPPLTYEEAIETTRIHSVAGILPSEKGLVTERPFRAPHHTISDAGLIGGGHIPKPGEVSLAHNGVLFLDELPEFKRNVLEALRQPIEDGFVTVSRVTHSVTYPASFILVCAMNPCPCGYFGDRRHVCTCTPRMIMKYRSRISGPLLERIDIHIEVPPVSVSELSSSKDEESSELMREKVMVARKIQEERYKGKKFLFNSRIPARYIKKYCILTQKAQNLLENACERFGLSPRAYHRILKVSRTIADMEENEVIDEHHILEALQYRVLDKRFLL
- a CDS encoding radical SAM protein codes for the protein MGYPSYIELKKSGELDERIKSLYGLMNPCRLCARECGAKRKSGELGYCKAPFDLYISSYFAHFGEERPLVGRYGSGTIFLTFCNLKCVFCQNYDISIYGYGEKVSVTDMAKMMLRLQLSGCHNINFVTPTHYIPHIVNALSMAIEEGLSLPLVYNCGGYESEKVIKLLDGIFDIYMPDIKFLTPALAEKYLNAKDYPEIVMRVLKEMQRQVGDLELDESGIAKRGLIIRHLVMPSCGDDTKKVLDFIKEEISENAFVNIMAQYRPCHKAENFPEIARRITAKEYYFALEYARSIGLKRASNH
- the hisH gene encoding imidazole glycerol phosphate synthase subunit HisH, with product MITILDYGAGNVRSVTNAILKLGFQVKFVKTPKDILSAETIVFPGVGAFGEILESLRKKDLIEPLIEYLKSGRPYLGICLGMQLLFEESEEAPGKRGIGFFKGKVRRLRTHLSVPHIGWNGIKAQKPSFIFDGLKGEEKFYFVHSYVVEPLDEEIVLTRTDYGEEFVSSVQKGLIVGTQFHPEKSGKAGLRMLSNFLNRKSPFMPSLCPEKTTLSKRIVVCLDVRSDDDGRLVVTKGDRYDVRDKETKKVRNLGNPVKMAQEYFDEGADEIVFLNITGFRNYPLFDQPMLDLLKETSKNVFIPLTIGGGIKGYKDDHGNYYSALDVASAYFRSGADKVSIGSDAVVIAQDFLKNGPSGKSSIEEISKVYGSQAVVVSIDPKRVYVTSPNVTKNVTIETEIPGPNGERYCYFMCTTKGGREGSNIDAITLAKIVEQLGCGEILLNSIDRDGTKMGFDIELIQAVSQSVSIPVIASSGAGKSEHFLEVFLKTNCQAALAAGIFHRREISIRALKEFLNQYLPIRVD